The sequence GGCCATTCATAGACAAGAAAAAAAGGATAATCGACCTATCGCTTGGCGCCGCCAAACAGCTCGACATGCTCGAGGCGGGCGTCGTGAAGGTCAGGTTGGAGATACTGAGCTTGAGGTGAGTCTTGATCGTCGCCAGGAATTATTGAAACTGGCGGTCCAGGCGCTTGAGAAAGGGCAAGAGAACGTATAGCTTCATAAAAGAGGAACAAGTATCGTGTGTGAATTGCGCCGAGGTAGTCGGTCAAGGAAGAACGTTAGGAAGAAGGGATGCCTGTGTGAACGAGAGCGGATCTAATCGCTGTGTCACACAGTAAGCAGATGGTCGCATCCCAAAACGAATCCCCGAAAGGGGATCAACCTGAATAGCCGTAGGCGCCGGCCGCGGGCCCAGCCTACGGACCGAGGGCAGAATGAAACATCATCAGCCCTGAAAGGGCTGCACACGGTCTCCACGATCAGACCAGTTCGACCCCTTCGGGGTGGCGAGGATACCGGCGTGAACGGGTTCCGCAGGTTCCACCTACGGCTATTATTGTGGCCCCCCTCGGGGATTCGAAACGCAGCATCACGTCAACCCTAATTCCACTGTTACTCTGCGCTCGTGCTACGCAGCGCTTCGCAGAGTAGCAAAGGTTACGAAGCACGAGTTTTTTTCTTGACGACGACCCAGCCCCGGAGCCAACAAGGCAACACTCCTTAATCAAAGAATACGAAGACTCCTGTGCCCTCATGGGGCCATAAGCTGTTGACGTGTCACGCGACTGCGGCAACAATACGCAATTGGGTCAAGCTCCCAGGTGAGCGATAGCCCAGGATGCTATCATCTCGGAAGGTCTCTAACTGGCCTGATCGGAGCATGGCCGTGATGTGGCAGGCCGGTAGGGCAGAGAATAGGGAGATATCTTCGATTATGAGCATAGTGAAAACGAGGCGCCGTTTGACGCCTTTGAGCTGCGTGTTCTTTCTGTGGTTGTGTCTGATTTTTCTTGTCGTGCCATCGATTGGCGAAAAGGCAGGCGATTCAGGCAAAGGTCGGGAGCTTTTGGGGGATATCGACGGTTCGGGCCAAGTTGACACAAGAGATAAGTCCCTCATGGAGAAGGCAATTGGCGCAAACTCATCAGACCCGGACTGGGACTCGCGGTGCGACCTCGACGGGGACGGCCTCATCACCTTCAAGGACCTGCTCATCCTTGAGTCCAACATGGGCAAGTCGCTTCCGGGCGTTGCGATCGCCGCAGGCTATCACGCATGTGGGTGTCCTGAGCTCGTCTTCGCGCCGAAATTGCCGTTTGGCGCACTCTTCTCTGCGTCAGATGCGAGATGCGAGGTCAAGCTCGAGTTCTGCGTTGGTCAGGACGGAGTAGTTCTCTCGGTTCGAGCGCTGCTGTCGGACCTTGGGCCTGCTGCTACGAAGACGCTTCTGTTCTATGCTAGCGGGTGGTATTTTGAGACTGCGGCAGATTCCGCGAAGAAGGGCACATCATATTCTATAATAACGATGAAATGTCAGGACCTCGTTGGGCAAGACGGGAGCTTGCTGCCGAGGTAATGGGGTGAGGAAAGGAGCGAACAAATGGATGCAGAGCGAATCTTGAGCAGCGTGCAATCTGTTAGTGAACTTCAACACGTCAGGAGCGGCAAGGTCCGTGAGCTATTCCGTTTCACTGAGAATATCCTCCTGATCGTCGCCACAGACCGCATTTCGGCATTTGACGTCGTGCTGCCGACCGACATCCCATCAAAAGGGAAGGTCTTAACCAATATCTCGAAGTTCTGGTTTCGGGAGACCAAGGACGTCTGCCCAAACCATTTTGTCTCGACCAGGCCGCAGGATTTCATCGACCTCGAAGACGACGCGCTCGAGGTGCTCGCTGGTCGGACGATGATGGTCGAACGAATGAAGCCCATACCGTTTGAGTGCATAGTTCGGGGGCATCTTTGCGGTTCAGCGTTTAGGGAGTATGAGAAGAGCGGCAGTGTAGGTGAGGTTGAGCTTCCGCAAGGCCTCAAGTTTGGCGACAAGATCGCTAAACCTCTTTTCACGCCGACAACCAAGGCAGAATCGGGCCACGACGCGCCGGTTGGGTTCGAGGCGCTGGAGGCTGATATCGGCAAGGAAGATGCGGAGCTAGTGCGCAAAATGTCGCAGGAGCTCTATCAGTTCGGGCAGCGGGCGGCTCGTCAGGCAGGGCTCATTCTCGCCGACACGAAGTTTGAGTTCGGATACAACCGCCGAGGCGAGGTCTGCGTGATGGACGAGATGCTGACACCTGACTCCTCGCGGTTTTGGCTTAAGTCGGACTACTCTAAAGGTAACAGGAGCGATCCCTACGACAAGGAGTTCGTCCGCCAATACCTGATCGAAAGCGGTTGGGACAGAAACCCGCCGGCGAAAGAGCTCCCCGAAGAGATCGTCTCAGAGACGGCCCGCCGCTACAACATTGTTCATGATGCAATAACCCGACTGAAGCTCTGATGAGCGCGCACAGGCACAGCACCGATTGTCACGATGGCGCTCGTTCGGTCTCGAGGCCTTTGAACTTCTCGCTCAAGTGGTTCGAGGAGGTCTTATCGACGAGCGACGTGGCGAGGGAGCTTGCCAAGTCGGGCGCGGCGGAGGGGACTGTCGTCGTCGCCGGGAGGCAGAGTGCCGGTCGAGGGAGGTTTTCGAGTCCTTGGTTTTCTCCCGAGGGCGGGCTTTATTTCACATTGGTCCTTCGCCCAGAGATTCCGGCGGGGCAATCGCATCTGCTTGCGGTCGCTGCTGGTCTGGCCGTTGCAGACGCGATTGAGCTAGCCATCGGAGCAAGCCCCCAGCTCAAGTGGCCCAACGACATCTACCTTTCAGGGAAGAAAGTAGCCGGCGTGCTGACCGAGACGGAGCTGTCCGATCAACGCGTGAGGCTCGCG is a genomic window of bacterium containing:
- a CDS encoding phosphoribosylaminoimidazolesuccinocarboxamide synthase, yielding MDAERILSSVQSVSELQHVRSGKVRELFRFTENILLIVATDRISAFDVVLPTDIPSKGKVLTNISKFWFRETKDVCPNHFVSTRPQDFIDLEDDALEVLAGRTMMVERMKPIPFECIVRGHLCGSAFREYEKSGSVGEVELPQGLKFGDKIAKPLFTPTTKAESGHDAPVGFEALEADIGKEDAELVRKMSQELYQFGQRAARQAGLILADTKFEFGYNRRGEVCVMDEMLTPDSSRFWLKSDYSKGNRSDPYDKEFVRQYLIESGWDRNPPAKELPEEIVSETARRYNIVHDAITRLKL
- a CDS encoding biotin--[acetyl-CoA-carboxylase] ligase; translation: MSAHRHSTDCHDGARSVSRPLNFSLKWFEEVLSTSDVARELAKSGAAEGTVVVAGRQSAGRGRFSSPWFSPEGGLYFTLVLRPEIPAGQSHLLAVAAGLAVADAIELAIGASPQLKWPNDIYLSGKKVAGVLTETELSDQRVRLALVGIGVNVERPDSGVPDHLQGSAVWLSELGAASPTELLTGVLGSFVVWYQRLKCGDFAAMVESYNRRGLLVGRHVEVKSANQVVAGRCRGVNAQCALVIEQARGFTTAIAEGEVCSWS
- a CDS encoding dockerin type I domain-containing protein, with translation MSIVKTRRRLTPLSCVFFLWLCLIFLVVPSIGEKAGDSGKGRELLGDIDGSGQVDTRDKSLMEKAIGANSSDPDWDSRCDLDGDGLITFKDLLILESNMGKSLPGVAIAAGYHACGCPELVFAPKLPFGALFSASDARCEVKLEFCVGQDGVVLSVRALLSDLGPAATKTLLFYASGWYFETAADSAKKGTSYSIITMKCQDLVGQDGSLLPR